The Kineothrix sp. MB12-C1 genome includes a window with the following:
- a CDS encoding DUF5711 family protein — protein sequence MANVREYLRSKEKRKSGNRSINYKEKIRSHKLTIFYRSLLGLLLVGAIVATVFVSWKNRAYSESIMTNVVSVSKVEGASYLSLGTSILTYSKDGANCMDSKGNVLWNRTYEMQNPMVDINGSVVAIGDYNGRTIYVMNETGSMGEITTNMPIRNFCVAENGVVAAILDDADITRINLFDTEGNILVKAETTMDKSGYPIDISLSPNGELLAISYFYVDSGVMKSSVAFHNFGDVGQNQSSDRFVSGYDYQGTIIPFIKFINGNTVFAISDERIMFFTGNQKPVSAAENLLSEEAQGIFYNNQYIGLVFLDTEGESKYRLDVYNTEGKLAGTKKFDIEYKDIIFNNDDIIIYSETEYSVSNIQGVERFRDQFDETVFLFSPTGKTNRFVVMTQDAMNIMEMK from the coding sequence ATGGCAAATGTCAGGGAATATTTGCGCTCCAAAGAGAAAAGAAAGAGCGGAAACCGCAGTATTAATTATAAAGAGAAAATAAGAAGTCATAAATTAACTATTTTCTATAGAAGTCTGTTGGGGCTATTGCTGGTAGGTGCTATTGTGGCAACGGTTTTCGTAAGTTGGAAGAATCGAGCGTATAGTGAGAGCATTATGACGAATGTTGTTTCGGTCTCGAAGGTAGAAGGAGCCTCCTATCTCTCTTTGGGGACGAGTATTCTCACTTACAGTAAGGACGGCGCTAACTGCATGGATAGCAAAGGAAATGTACTGTGGAATAGGACTTATGAAATGCAAAATCCTATGGTGGATATTAACGGTTCGGTAGTTGCTATAGGAGATTATAATGGCAGAACGATATACGTGATGAATGAGACTGGCAGCATGGGGGAGATAACGACTAATATGCCTATCCGTAATTTCTGTGTTGCGGAAAATGGTGTGGTGGCAGCAATCCTGGATGATGCAGACATTACCAGAATCAATTTGTTCGATACGGAAGGGAATATCTTAGTAAAAGCGGAGACGACAATGGACAAGTCAGGATATCCTATCGATATAAGTCTTTCTCCTAATGGAGAGTTGCTGGCTATTTCTTATTTCTACGTGGATAGTGGGGTGATGAAATCTTCTGTAGCCTTTCATAATTTCGGAGATGTCGGGCAGAACCAATCCTCGGATCGTTTTGTCAGTGGTTATGATTATCAGGGAACAATTATTCCATTTATTAAGTTTATCAATGGAAACACCGTCTTTGCTATATCGGATGAACGGATCATGTTCTTCACCGGCAACCAAAAGCCCGTAAGTGCGGCAGAAAATCTTCTCAGTGAAGAGGCACAGGGGATTTTCTATAACAATCAATACATTGGGTTGGTATTTCTGGATACAGAAGGGGAGAGCAAATATCGCCTGGATGTATATAATACAGAAGGAAAACTTGCAGGAACTAAAAAGTTCGACATAGAGTATAAAGATATTATCTTTAATAATGATGATATTATTATTTACAGTGAAACGGAATATAGCGTAAGCAACATTCAGGGAGTGGAGCGTTTCAGGGATCAATTTGATGAAACAGTATTCCTATTCTCCCCTACAGGGAAAACAAATCGATTTGTTGTGATGACGCAGGATGCGATGAATATAATGGAAATGAAATAG
- a CDS encoding effector binding domain-containing protein — translation MLYAKYPDGLCCHYFEEYFGTTKSMVISPSEGIIDLCWGGRAENGWHAYDITKPLGNSMQDAQINLEKAAPFGGRIQEASLTDLKIIDIAIEYGFDSSEAFSRAFKAIYKVSPQIYRRNRLDTFISSKERLDTGLLNHLARNVTVHPRIVELPEIKVAGIGGETTLRDNCLRELWARTNSLYRQIPNRIPNARAFGICEACAENTLYTMNEDILFTEVAGTEVTSFEGLTEPFVPKVIPGGRYAVFTHRGTLRMLPQTFDYIWGTWFLATKEELDWREDFELYDERFLGYDHPDSEVNLYIPVR, via the coding sequence ATGCTGTATGCCAAGTATCCAGATGGTCTATGTTGCCATTACTTTGAAGAGTATTTCGGAACCACAAAGAGCATGGTGATTTCTCCATCAGAGGGTATCATTGATCTTTGCTGGGGCGGCCGAGCCGAAAACGGTTGGCACGCTTATGATATTACTAAACCATTAGGTAATAGCATGCAAGATGCACAGATTAATTTGGAGAAAGCAGCGCCGTTTGGCGGACGCATCCAAGAAGCTTCTCTCACAGACCTTAAAATTATAGATATAGCGATTGAATATGGCTTTGATTCATCCGAAGCTTTTAGCCGTGCATTCAAAGCCATTTATAAGGTCAGCCCCCAAATCTATCGTCGAAATCGCCTGGACACTTTCATTAGCAGTAAGGAACGCTTGGATACAGGGCTGCTGAATCATCTGGCTCGCAATGTGACAGTCCATCCGAGGATAGTAGAACTGCCGGAAATCAAGGTGGCAGGGATTGGGGGCGAAACCACCTTGCGAGACAATTGTCTGCGAGAGCTGTGGGCTAGAACCAATTCTCTATATAGACAGATTCCCAATCGAATCCCGAACGCGAGAGCTTTCGGGATCTGCGAAGCGTGTGCAGAAAATACGTTGTATACTATGAATGAGGATATCCTCTTTACCGAGGTGGCAGGAACGGAAGTCACGTCCTTCGAGGGACTGACCGAACCCTTTGTGCCAAAAGTAATCCCCGGAGGACGTTATGCGGTTTTTACCCACCGGGGTACTCTACGGATGTTGCCTCAGACCTTTGATTATATTTGGGGAACATGGTTTCTTGCCACAAAAGAAGAATTAGACTGGCGGGAAGACTTTGAGCTTTATGATGAACGTTTCCTTGGATATGATCACCCTGATTCCGAGGTGAATTTGTATATTCCGGTAAGATAA
- a CDS encoding YbaB/EbfC family nucleoid-associated protein: protein MAKHGGFSGGMPGNMNNLMKQAQRMQRQMEENQKEMETKEFTASSGGGAVEVTVTGKKEVVKVKLSEEVVDPEDIEMLEDLVVAAMNEALRQAEEANSEVMNKMAGGLGLGGGFPF from the coding sequence ATGGCAAAACATGGTGGATTTTCCGGAGGAATGCCGGGTAATATGAATAATCTGATGAAGCAGGCGCAGCGCATGCAGAGGCAGATGGAAGAGAATCAGAAGGAAATGGAGACGAAAGAATTCACAGCATCGTCAGGCGGCGGAGCAGTTGAAGTGACGGTAACCGGCAAAAAGGAAGTTGTGAAGGTGAAACTTTCGGAGGAAGTGGTCGATCCTGAAGATATCGAAATGTTGGAGGATCTCGTAGTAGCAGCAATGAACGAAGCGCTTCGTCAAGCAGAGGAGGCGAATTCTGAGGTAATGAATAAGATGGCCGGCGGTTTAGGCCTTGGGGGAGGCTTTCCGTTCTAA
- a CDS encoding SAM-dependent methyltransferase encodes MSNFSVQSIGKVCSNENGIFIEVDKKYIPALQALEGYSHINVLWWFSDCDNTESRSVLQAEQPYKGAPEVMGIFATRSPERPNPIALTTAELIRIDFEKGLIQVAFIDANDNTPVLDIKPYTPSFDRVEIPGVPAWCSHWPKSTEESGCFNWGEVFNF; translated from the coding sequence ATGAGTAATTTTTCTGTACAGTCCATTGGAAAGGTTTGCAGTAACGAAAACGGTATATTTATTGAGGTAGACAAAAAGTATATTCCCGCTTTACAAGCTTTAGAGGGGTATAGCCACATTAATGTACTTTGGTGGTTTAGTGATTGCGATAATACCGAGTCACGCTCCGTATTGCAAGCAGAACAGCCCTACAAAGGCGCACCGGAAGTAATGGGCATTTTCGCCACTCGTTCACCAGAACGTCCAAATCCGATTGCTTTGACTACGGCGGAACTTATCCGTATTGACTTTGAAAAGGGGCTTATTCAAGTTGCATTTATCGATGCGAACGACAACACACCTGTACTCGATATTAAGCCATATACACCCAGTTTTGACAGAGTGGAAATTCCCGGTGTTCCTGCATGGTGCAGCCATTGGCCGAAAAGCACAGAAGAATCCGGCTGCTTTAATTGGGGAGAAGTTTTTAACTTTTAA
- a CDS encoding MerR family transcriptional regulator yields the protein MFRIGEFSKLTQVSIRMLRYYDEVGLFKPAEIDKWTEHRRYSVEQIPTLNRIIFLRDSGFNVSEIAEVLDKKEDFFIEQLNMKYAEIEKVIKDEQEKLQKIELAKKEILNGKSEMHYNISIKSIPAYQVLSLRRRVPDYYAEGTLWQELSAFAERHQIRISSNTFSIYHDAEYKEEDVDVELCVPVKKLGENIGEFTYKITEPIPTMASTMVYGEFSNIAGAYLAFAEWLQKNSHYRMIGATRQIVHRGPWNECNPEKYLIELQIPLAHIS from the coding sequence ATGTTTAGAATTGGCGAATTTTCAAAATTAACACAGGTATCTATACGGATGTTAAGATATTATGACGAAGTGGGACTTTTCAAACCTGCCGAAATTGACAAATGGACAGAGCATCGCAGGTATTCCGTTGAACAAATACCGACTCTCAACAGAATAATATTTCTTCGTGATAGTGGATTTAATGTTTCCGAAATTGCAGAGGTACTCGATAAAAAAGAAGACTTTTTCATTGAGCAGCTCAATATGAAATATGCAGAAATAGAAAAGGTTATAAAGGATGAACAAGAAAAATTGCAAAAAATTGAGCTCGCAAAAAAGGAAATCTTAAACGGGAAAAGTGAAATGCATTATAATATTTCCATTAAATCTATCCCAGCCTATCAAGTGCTTTCCCTGCGTAGAAGAGTTCCTGATTATTATGCAGAAGGAACTTTATGGCAAGAACTTTCAGCGTTTGCGGAACGACATCAAATACGGATATCAAGCAATACATTTTCCATTTACCATGATGCAGAGTATAAAGAAGAAGATGTCGATGTGGAATTATGTGTGCCGGTGAAAAAACTTGGTGAAAATATCGGAGAATTCACATACAAAATTACCGAGCCAATACCAACAATGGCTTCTACTATGGTATATGGTGAATTTTCTAATATTGCAGGAGCATACTTGGCTTTCGCGGAATGGCTGCAAAAGAATAGCCATTATCGAATGATTGGTGCAACCCGGCAAATCGTACACCGTGGGCCATGGAATGAATGTAATCCTGAAAAATACCTAATAGAGCTGCAAATACCATTAGCACATATATCATAA
- a CDS encoding phosphohydrolase: MSDKMNTYSGKQFYPMEMEEKDICIEDIAHALSLLCRGGGHIKYFYSVGQHSINCAKEALARKWSGKVILGCLLHDASEAYISDIIRPVKKHLTNYMEIEEMIMNVIFRKFGLSDLTASEKVQIRQIDDEMLDGEMHALLNGELIPTHMLISEPNFQLESTENIEREFLDLFLQLMIK, translated from the coding sequence ATGAGCGACAAGATGAACACTTACAGCGGAAAGCAGTTTTATCCGATGGAAATGGAAGAAAAGGATATCTGTATCGAGGACATCGCCCATGCTTTAAGTCTTTTATGCCGGGGTGGCGGGCATATTAAATATTTCTATTCCGTGGGTCAGCACTCCATTAACTGTGCAAAAGAGGCATTGGCAAGAAAATGGTCTGGGAAAGTAATCCTGGGATGTTTACTTCACGACGCGAGTGAGGCATATATTTCAGATATTATAAGGCCGGTCAAGAAACATCTGACAAATTACATGGAAATCGAAGAAATGATTATGAATGTAATTTTCCGCAAATTTGGCCTGTCAGATTTAACCGCATCTGAGAAAGTACAAATACGTCAAATCGATGATGAAATGTTGGACGGTGAAATGCATGCACTCTTAAATGGAGAATTAATTCCTACTCATATGCTTATATCCGAGCCGAATTTCCAATTGGAAAGTACAGAAAATATAGAGCGGGAATTCCTTGACCTATTCCTTCAATTAATGATTAAATAG
- a CDS encoding metal-dependent transcriptional regulator — MSENEFFTIRGYSLIEQKDMSYAMEDYLEMIYRHARKGKYMRVNQLASLLNVRPPSASKMTAKLRDSGMIQFEPYGIIQLTKRGEEIGAYLLHRHEVLHSLFCRITCSENELELVEKIEHAFDMQMIEKIEFFLRSLETSIEKAEK; from the coding sequence TTGTCAGAGAATGAATTTTTTACAATAAGAGGATATTCTCTTATAGAACAAAAGGATATGTCTTATGCGATGGAGGACTATCTGGAAATGATTTACCGCCATGCCAGGAAGGGCAAATATATGCGCGTAAATCAATTGGCATCGTTGCTCAATGTAAGACCTCCTTCCGCATCTAAAATGACAGCGAAGCTTCGTGACAGCGGAATGATTCAGTTCGAACCATACGGCATTATACAACTGACGAAACGCGGAGAAGAAATAGGAGCTTACTTACTGCATCGGCACGAGGTGCTGCACAGCCTATTCTGTAGGATTACATGTTCTGAAAACGAACTGGAACTGGTGGAAAAGATAGAGCATGCCTTCGACATGCAGATGATTGAAAAGATAGAGTTCTTTTTACGTTCCTTGGAAACATCGATAGAAAAAGCAGAAAAATGA
- the recR gene encoding recombination mediator RecR: MELYSGSINKLIDELSGLPGIGSKSAQRLAFHLINMPKERVQRLANTIIEAKENVRYCQSCFTLTDKDLCPVCANVKRDHSTIMVVENTRDLAAYEKTGKFMGVYHVLHGAISPMLGIGPGDIKLKELMSRLEGDVDEVIIATNSSLEGETTAMYISKLIKPAGIKVTRIASGVPVGGDLEYIDEVTLLRALEGRIEL; this comes from the coding sequence ATGGAGCTGTACAGCGGGTCTATTAATAAGTTGATTGATGAGTTATCGGGCTTGCCAGGAATTGGCTCCAAGTCCGCGCAGCGGCTTGCTTTTCATTTGATTAACATGCCCAAAGAGCGGGTGCAGCGGCTTGCTAATACGATAATAGAAGCGAAAGAAAATGTTCGTTATTGCCAGAGTTGTTTTACTCTGACGGACAAAGATCTCTGCCCTGTATGTGCGAATGTAAAACGGGATCATAGTACGATTATGGTGGTGGAGAATACGAGGGACTTGGCAGCCTATGAGAAAACCGGGAAATTTATGGGGGTTTATCATGTGCTTCACGGTGCCATATCTCCCATGCTCGGAATTGGGCCGGGAGATATCAAGCTGAAAGAATTAATGTCACGCTTAGAGGGCGATGTGGATGAGGTTATTATTGCGACGAACTCAAGCCTGGAAGGAGAAACGACAGCTATGTATATCAGCAAGTTGATTAAGCCTGCCGGAATCAAGGTGACAAGAATTGCCAGCGGTGTGCCTGTAGGTGGAGATTTGGAATATATTGATGAGGTAACGCTGCTTCGTGCACTGGAAGGCAGAATCGAGTTATAG
- a CDS encoding CvpA family protein, with protein MNLLVIFFVLLVLWRAYKGLRGGFAREVNSLVSLFMALIVLSAAFVLVAGIVEKNTKTIVVAVILLAGMSILYRLISLVMKSIETIAKLPVINLINMLLGMAAGALEVLVVFWIIYVIIGNFPTGAFGEKIMEWTTQSTIMINVYNKNYIANWIASL; from the coding sequence GTGAATTTATTAGTAATCTTTTTTGTTTTATTGGTGCTGTGGCGTGCTTATAAAGGACTGCGTGGTGGATTTGCGCGCGAAGTAAATAGCTTGGTTTCACTGTTCATGGCCTTGATCGTACTTTCTGCAGCCTTTGTATTGGTAGCAGGTATTGTAGAGAAGAATACGAAGACAATAGTAGTCGCTGTTATCCTTCTTGCAGGAATGAGTATATTGTATCGCCTGATTTCATTAGTAATGAAGTCGATAGAGACTATCGCAAAGCTTCCGGTCATTAATCTTATTAATATGTTACTTGGAATGGCAGCAGGTGCTTTGGAAGTATTGGTGGTGTTTTGGATAATATATGTAATAATAGGAAACTTCCCTACAGGGGCCTTTGGGGAAAAGATAATGGAGTGGACAACGCAGAGTACAATTATGATAAATGTATATAATAAGAACTATATTGCCAACTGGATTGCCTCTTTGTAA
- a CDS encoding FeoA family protein, with translation MLNLTNLQEGETASVISLLNGSRMKRRLQDLGLIEGTQIQCIQKSPYGDPVAYEIRGAIIALRTEDAINVLIDQEQCRERGKIF, from the coding sequence ATGCTGAATCTAACGAACTTACAAGAGGGCGAAACTGCCAGCGTTATCTCTCTTTTAAATGGCAGCAGAATGAAAAGAAGGCTGCAAGATCTGGGGCTTATCGAAGGAACGCAGATACAATGCATCCAGAAAAGTCCTTATGGGGATCCGGTTGCCTATGAAATAAGAGGAGCTATTATCGCTCTGCGAACGGAGGATGCCATAAACGTTCTCATCGATCAGGAGCAATGCCGGGAAAGGGGGAAAATCTTTTGA
- a CDS encoding aldose epimerase family protein, whose protein sequence is MKKALFGTTKCGREVYLYSLENGNGMKAEIMNFGAVLVNLFVPDKNGKAEDVVLGYDKLEDYYVNGANHGATIGPNANRIANAAFELEGNTYQLDVNDGPNNLHSHADLGYHKKMWEVEEGENSITFSLEGPDGEMGFPGNKKVAVTYSLTEDNELRIHYHGTSDKNTILNMTNHTYFNLAGHAAGEICDHILTLNATNYTPVAAGAIPTGEIAPVAGTPMDFTSPRRIGDRIDEDFEQLKITGGYDHNWVLDGEEGVLRHIATVEEEKSGRIMKTYTDLPGVQFYAGNFMVEDKGKEGATYNRRYGLCLETQYYPDTANRPAFPSAVFGPDREYDTTTVYKFEV, encoded by the coding sequence ATGAAAAAAGCTTTGTTCGGAACTACGAAATGCGGTAGAGAAGTTTATCTTTATTCCTTGGAAAATGGGAATGGAATGAAGGCGGAAATAATGAACTTCGGAGCTGTTTTGGTAAATCTTTTTGTGCCTGATAAGAATGGAAAGGCAGAGGATGTCGTTCTTGGTTATGATAAGCTGGAAGATTATTATGTAAATGGAGCGAATCATGGAGCAACTATCGGCCCCAATGCTAACCGTATTGCGAATGCTGCTTTTGAACTGGAAGGTAATACTTATCAGTTAGATGTGAACGATGGTCCGAACAATTTACATAGCCATGCTGATTTAGGATACCACAAGAAGATGTGGGAAGTAGAAGAAGGGGAGAATAGTATTACATTTTCCTTAGAAGGACCTGATGGGGAAATGGGATTTCCGGGTAATAAGAAGGTAGCGGTAACTTATAGTCTTACGGAAGATAATGAACTTCGGATTCATTATCATGGAACGAGCGATAAGAATACAATTCTTAATATGACGAATCACACTTATTTCAATTTGGCAGGACATGCAGCCGGTGAGATTTGTGACCATATTCTTACCTTGAATGCTACTAATTACACTCCGGTAGCGGCTGGAGCAATTCCCACGGGAGAGATTGCACCTGTAGCGGGAACTCCGATGGACTTTACGAGCCCAAGGCGTATTGGGGATAGGATTGATGAAGATTTTGAACAGCTTAAGATAACGGGAGGGTACGACCATAACTGGGTACTCGATGGAGAAGAAGGAGTGCTGCGTCATATTGCCACCGTAGAAGAAGAGAAGAGCGGAAGAATTATGAAGACGTATACGGATTTGCCGGGAGTACAATTCTATGCGGGTAATTTCATGGTAGAAGATAAAGGTAAGGAAGGTGCGACTTATAATAGAAGATACGGCTTATGTCTGGAGACTCAATATTATCCGGATACGGCTAATAGACCGGCCTTCCCATCAGCGGTATTTGGACCGGATAGAGAATATGATACGACTACCGTTTATAAATTCGAAGTATAA
- the dnaX gene encoding DNA polymerase III subunit gamma/tau, with amino-acid sequence MSYTALYRKFRPQEFEDVKGQDHIVTTLKNQIKAQRIGHAYLFCGTRGTGKTTIAKIFAKAVNCQNPSDGSPCGECDLCKAIASGASMNVIEIDAASNNGVDNIREIVDEVSYSPAEGKYKVYIIDEVHMLSIGAFNALLKTLEEPPGYVIFILATTEVHKIPITILSRCQRYDFRRITIDTIADRLRELTLAEAVQVQDKALRYIAKTADGSMRDALSLLDQCIAFHFGEELTYDKVLDVLGAVDTVFFSRLLEQILGKNVTGCIDLLEEMVIQGRELSQFVTDFTWYLRNLLLVLSSEDIEDVIDVSTENLARLREEAQITDMDTIIRYIRIFSELSGKIRYMSQKRIWIEVALIKLCKPSMETDEESLLGRVRELEEKVEKGVVAVVPQGDNSPALQEYQDKAVKSAKIPLPKALPEDVEAVVKRWPSIVSNAQQPMKTYLKEAKLSLGGDNKLMIVLEDGLSSDYLTKNQENKEQLTRMISEAVQKEIEINIQSIGSDREFEDSYIDLSKIIHMEIEVDNE; translated from the coding sequence ATGTCGTATACAGCGTTATACCGTAAGTTCCGCCCCCAGGAGTTTGAAGATGTAAAGGGGCAGGATCATATAGTAACTACATTAAAAAATCAAATAAAGGCTCAGCGTATTGGACATGCCTATCTTTTCTGCGGAACGAGGGGAACGGGTAAGACGACGATAGCCAAGATATTTGCTAAAGCGGTGAATTGTCAGAACCCTTCGGATGGAAGTCCGTGCGGAGAGTGTGATCTCTGTAAAGCGATCGCATCGGGAGCCAGCATGAATGTGATAGAAATAGATGCTGCTTCCAATAATGGTGTGGATAATATAAGGGAGATTGTTGATGAAGTCTCCTATTCTCCGGCAGAAGGTAAATATAAGGTTTATATTATTGATGAGGTTCATATGCTGTCGATAGGAGCCTTTAACGCACTTCTTAAGACCTTGGAGGAGCCACCGGGTTACGTTATTTTCATTCTGGCGACGACGGAAGTGCATAAGATACCGATTACAATTTTATCCAGATGTCAAAGATATGATTTTCGAAGAATAACTATCGATACGATTGCTGACAGGCTGCGGGAGCTGACGTTGGCCGAAGCTGTGCAGGTACAGGATAAGGCGCTTCGATATATTGCTAAGACGGCAGATGGTTCTATGAGAGATGCCCTTAGTTTATTGGATCAGTGCATCGCTTTTCATTTTGGCGAAGAATTAACTTATGATAAAGTTCTCGATGTGTTGGGGGCAGTGGATACGGTATTTTTCAGCAGGCTGCTAGAACAGATTCTAGGTAAAAATGTAACGGGATGTATTGACTTGCTGGAAGAAATGGTGATTCAAGGCAGGGAGCTGTCCCAATTTGTGACGGACTTCACTTGGTACTTGAGAAATCTTCTATTGGTGTTAAGTTCTGAGGATATCGAGGATGTCATCGATGTGTCCACAGAAAATCTGGCAAGACTGCGGGAAGAAGCGCAGATAACGGATATGGACACTATTATAAGGTATATACGAATCTTTTCAGAGCTTTCCGGGAAAATCCGTTATATGTCACAGAAGCGAATATGGATAGAGGTGGCGCTTATTAAATTGTGCAAACCGAGCATGGAGACAGATGAAGAATCTTTGCTTGGCCGGGTTAGGGAACTGGAAGAAAAGGTGGAAAAGGGCGTCGTAGCTGTTGTACCGCAAGGAGATAATTCGCCTGCATTGCAAGAATATCAGGATAAAGCGGTGAAGTCGGCGAAGATACCGCTTCCGAAGGCTCTTCCTGAGGATGTGGAAGCAGTAGTGAAACGCTGGCCTTCCATTGTATCAAATGCTCAGCAGCCAATGAAAACTTATCTGAAGGAAGCTAAGTTAAGTCTTGGCGGTGATAATAAACTAATGATAGTATTAGAAGATGGTCTCTCATCGGATTATCTTACAAAGAATCAGGAGAATAAAGAACAACTTACACGTATGATTTCAGAAGCAGTACAAAAGGAAATAGAAATAAACATACAAAGTATAGGAAGCGATAGAGAATTCGAGGATTCTTATATTGATTTAAGCAAGATAATCCATATGGAAATAGAGGTAGACAATGAGTAA
- a CDS encoding 6-phosphofructokinase: protein MKRIGMLTSGGDCQALNAAMRGVAKCLFNSGETVEIYGFLDGYRGLIYGNFRMLTSGDFSGILTKGGTILGSSRTPFKQIREPDENGLDKVDAMKQNYHKLRLDCLVILGGNGTHKTANLLREEGLNVVTLPKTIDNDLWGTDMTFGFQSAVNIATDAIDCIHTTAASHGRVFIVEVMGHKVGYLTLNAGMAGGADIILIPEIPYDINKVIKKIEERNKNGSRFTILAVAEGAISKEDAMLSKKELKEKRKNYKFPSVSYEIAQQINEKIKGDVRVTVPGHTQRGGSPCPYDRVFASRLGTEAGKLILNGEYGFMVGYQNREIIKVPLEEVAGKLKMVSPDSSIVKEAKMIGISFGD, encoded by the coding sequence ATGAAAAGAATCGGAATGTTAACAAGCGGTGGAGACTGTCAGGCTTTGAATGCAGCAATGCGCGGTGTGGCAAAATGTCTTTTTAACAGTGGAGAAACAGTGGAGATTTATGGTTTTTTGGATGGTTACAGAGGGTTGATATACGGTAATTTTCGTATGCTGACGAGTGGTGATTTTTCCGGAATACTGACAAAAGGCGGTACGATACTCGGAAGTAGCAGGACTCCTTTCAAGCAAATCAGGGAGCCGGACGAAAATGGACTTGATAAAGTGGACGCAATGAAGCAGAATTATCATAAGCTTCGTTTGGATTGTCTCGTTATTCTGGGTGGTAATGGAACTCATAAGACTGCGAATCTTCTGCGTGAAGAAGGGCTAAATGTGGTGACACTTCCCAAAACAATCGATAATGACCTATGGGGAACAGATATGACCTTCGGTTTCCAGAGTGCGGTCAATATTGCTACGGATGCTATCGACTGTATCCATACGACGGCAGCGTCTCATGGACGTGTGTTTATAGTGGAAGTTATGGGGCACAAGGTGGGATATCTGACCTTGAACGCAGGCATGGCTGGCGGTGCGGATATTATCTTGATACCTGAGATTCCCTATGATATTAATAAAGTGATAAAGAAGATTGAAGAAAGAAATAAGAATGGAAGCAGGTTTACGATATTAGCGGTAGCGGAAGGTGCCATTTCTAAGGAAGATGCTATGTTATCGAAGAAGGAGCTCAAAGAAAAACGTAAAAACTATAAGTTTCCTTCTGTTTCTTATGAAATTGCACAGCAAATTAATGAAAAAATCAAAGGAGATGTGAGAGTTACCGTTCCGGGACATACCCAGCGCGGCGGTAGTCCATGCCCTTATGACAGAGTATTTGCAAGCCGTCTCGGCACAGAAGCCGGGAAGCTGATTTTGAATGGAGAATATGGCTTCATGGTAGGCTACCAGAATCGTGAAATTATAAAGGTTCCTTTGGAGGAGGTTGCAGGAAAGCTTAAGATGGTTTCTCCTGATTCCAGTATTGTAAAGGAAGCGAAAATGATAGGAATAAGTTTTGGAGATTAA